In Heptranchias perlo isolate sHepPer1 chromosome 16, sHepPer1.hap1, whole genome shotgun sequence, one genomic interval encodes:
- the zfpm1 gene encoding zinc finger protein ZFPM1 isoform X2 has translation MEEGEENQTGDNNMPEREAVASKHDESADCDTSNSFYSEDQGLQDVPKTPEELEVKWPADNRKNSEVWHMPESLELHHLDSETQVRACHSLAKGLSWGPFEGSINSSNKSTPETDNTCATTSLQLKDEWCWLRRLKVTVNEELANCTIYCKDDQIWCKTTKPITEGEYLTAIVGPSDQSNRYPVLNLSVKMEPVESAECSEQAATYPASLHSDIQLLPQQAGMAAILATAVVNKDIFPCKSCGIWYRSERNLQAHLMYYCASRQKSTSTPTEEKLKEPSPHERICPFPQCNKSCPSASSLEIHVRSHSGERPFVCLICLSAFTTKANCERHLKVHTDALNGVCHGCGFASTTRDILYSHLVTNHMVCQPGSKGDSYSPGTGLPALPLTGVKVGNPSLKCNQCEYIGDSESNLQQHGSLHVVQDTFQCNQCHEKLRNTAELTKHMEIHQGNESQPNMEETKDKGDGGFPALSREVPEELNIVVKVKEEPLNSQSESEGDRTMEEGQTNPTPDRSSNVSSPRSTHIVKVKSEHSSPTPASSPVHYGTGSIVSEGTVLIPYMFSHETSTFPQASEILAKMSELVHSRLKQGVNNYPLLYAGAPIQKGATCYECDITFNNINNYLAHKRLYCSSRHQQPDHPTVVETVKDSAPTNRTEQASHSPASVAENQHASSSHTDSERELRTPNVESKLPEIKTEDSAMKDTSSEGESHSRVSEGSRSPSNSVEDFDDDPTKTVCEACNIRFTRHETLVVHKRLYCASRHDPPLRKPNGGKVVFLQQTVRTRKRKKLFEIHGTGHQPLPSPSPSEVSVHSPSATLLQSGALPNNVEALKVKQETLSLSSRSTDSLSLSTGYMLTTQSSATSSPSSSSDVDGPIDLSKKPRIQEEPLIHAAPLLPASHFSTDYHECTSCKISFNSVENYLTHKKYYCSTTALQHSKMEHLARVKMQASASIKAKKNRMEIADPHIQAEELKKKDISTKCIPESPSLVHACITPSNSPGIYHCSPDVLQDGPQLSPHVKTLSAPQRAHSVICPYCPLNGPIEGDLIEHFKNAHDLLLTKQLSTGNTTEGIMQDIASQDKLMTNSISKSSPQNSRVPAPSLKSGAQIQKNIPNAKDQRESVSSQSSFESPLQNISPKPLLTSSPNVALKISPVPDSPRDSGFKSLSPPINVDKSVQTAMSVPSPVQNGNHRYCRLCNIKFSSLSTFIAHKKYYCSSHTAEHVK, from the exons TGTGCTACCACATCCCTGCAGTTGAAAGACGAATGGTGCTGGTTAAGACGATTGAAAGTAACGGTGAATGAAGAATTGGCCAATTGCACCATCTATTGCAAAG ATGATCAGATCTggtgtaaaaccacaaagcccaTCACAGAAGGAGAATATTTAACAGCGATTGTTGGTCCTTCAGATCAGAGTAACAGATATCCTGTGTTAAATCTAAGTGTTAAGATGGAGCCAGTGGAGTCTGCAGAGTGCTCAGAGCAAGCAGCCACGTACCCAGCTTCGTTGCATTCTGACATTCAGCTTCTTCCTCAGCAGGCAGGCATGGCTGCAATATTAGCCACTGCAGTTGTCAACA AGGACATCTTTCCTTGTAAATCTTGTGGGATTTGGTATCGTAGTGAAAGAAACCTGCAAGCTCACCTGATGTATTACTGTGCCAGCCGGCAGAAATCCACATCCACTCCTACAGAGGAAAAACTCAAGGAGCCTTCACCACATGAGCGCATCTGTCCCTTCCCACAATGCAACAAAAGCTGTCCCAGTGCCAGTTCACTGGAGATTCACGTGCGTAGTCACAGTG GTGAAAGGCCATTTGTGTGTCTAATCTGTCTGTCAGCATTTACAACAAAGGCAAACTGTGAGCGACACCTGAAAGTACACACGGACGCCCTGAATG GTGTTTGTCATGGCTGTGGATTTGCCTCTACCACAAGAGATATCCTGTACAGTCATCTGGTTACCAATCATATGGTCTGCCAGCCAGGTTCAAAGGGTGACTCGTACTCCCCAGGTACAGGCCTACCTGCCCTTCCTTTAACAG GTGTGAAAGTTGGAAATCCGAGTCTGAAGTGTAACCAGTGTGAGTACATTGGGGACTCTGAATCAAACTTGCAGCAACATGGTTCATTGCATGTTGTACAAGATACCTTTCAGTGCAATCAGTGCCATGAGAAGCTAAGAAATACTGCTGAGCTAACCAAGCACATGGAGATTCACCAAGGCAATGAGTCACAGCCCAATATGGAGGAAACAAAGGACAAGGGTGACGGGGGATTTCCAGCTTTAAGTAGAGAGGTTCCTGAGGAACTTAATATAGTGGTGAAAGTCAAAGAGGAACCTCTCAATTCACAATCTGAAAGTGAAGGTGATAGGACTATGGAGGAGGGTCAGACAAATCCCACTCCTGACCGTTCCTCCAATGTTTCGTCCCCAAGGAGCACCCATATAGTAAAAGTGAAGTCTGAGCATTCAAGCCCAACACCAGCCTCAAGCCCAGTACATTATGGGACTGGTTCAATTGTGTCCGAAGGAACCGTTCTAATACCATATATGTTCAGTCATGAAACTTCCACATTTCCGCAAGCTTCAGAAATTTTAGCCAAAATGTCTGAGCTAGTCCACAGCAGACTGAAGCAAGGGGTCAACAACTATCCACTTCTTTATGCAGGAGCACCCATTCAAAAAGGAGCAACGTGCTATGAGTGCGACATTACATTCAATAATATCAACAACTACTTGGCACATAAACGACTCTATTGTTCCAGCAGGCATCAGCAGCCAGACCATCCTACCGTTGTTGAGACTGTGAAGGATTCTGCACCCACAAACAGAACTGAACAAGCATCTCATAGTCCAGCTTCTGTAGCAGAAAATCAGCATGCTTCTTCCTCACATACTGACTCTGAAAGAGAGCTACGGACACCAAATGTAGAGAGTAAACTGCCAGAAATCAAAACTGAGGACAGTGCCATGAAGGATACCTCATCTGAAGGGGAAAGCCATAGTAGGGTTAGTGAAGGCAGCCGGAGTCCAAGTAACTCTGTTGAAGATTTTGATGATGACCCTACAAAAACTGTTTGTGAAGCCTGCAATATAAGGTTTACCCGACATGAGACCCTTGTTGTACACAAACGTTTATATTGTGCTTCAAGACATGACCCCCCTCTTCGGAAGCCAAATGGTGGGAAAGTGGTATTCCTTCAGCAAACTGTACGTACACGTAAACGTAAAAAGCTGTTTGAGATTCATGGTACTGGCCATCAGCCTCTTCCATCACCTTCCCCAAGTGAAGTGTCTGTTCATAGTCCTTCAGCTACCCTCCTTCAAAGTGGTGCGCTACCTAACAATGTAGAAGCTTTGAAAGTAAAGCAAGAGACTCTCTCACTTTCTTCAAGGTCAACTGATTCTCTTTCCCTGTCAACAGGTTACATGTTAACAACTCAATCCAGTGCAACTTCATCACCAAGTTCAAGTTCAGATGTTGATGGACCAATTGATCTTAGCAAAAAGCCTCGTATTCAGGAAGAACCATTGATCCATGCTGCCCCTTTGCTTCCAGCCTCACATTTTTCAACAGACTATCATGAATGTACCTCCTGCAAAATTAGTTTTAACAGTGTAGAAAACTATCTTACTCATAAAAAGTATTACTGCTCTACTACTGCTCTTCAGCACAGTAAGATGGAGCATCTTGCCAGAGTAAAGATGCAGGCTTCTGCTTCAATAAAAGCTAAGAAAaataggatggaaattgcagacccTCACATACAAGCAGAGGAATTGAAGAAAAAAGATATAAGCACTAAATGTATTCCAGAAAGTCCAAGCTTGGTACATGCTTGCATTACTCCAAGCAACTCTCCAGGAATATACCACTGCAGTCCAGATGTTTTGCAGGATGGGCCTCAGTTGTCCCCCCATGTTAAGACCCTCTCAGCACCTCAGCGTGCTCATTCAGTCATCTGTCCCTATTGTCCACTTAATGGACCAATTGAAGGAGACCTTATTGAGCATTTTAAGAATGCTCATGATTTGCTGTTGACCAAGCAGCTTTCAACTGGGAACACAACAGAAGGTATAATGCAGGATATTGCATCACAAGATAAACTCATGACAAACAGTATTTCCAAAAGCAGTCCTCAGAATTCAAGAGTTCCTGCCCCATCTCTCAAGTCAGGTGCTCAAATACAGAAGAATATCCCAAATGCCAAAGATCAAAGAGAATCTGTCTCTTCCCAGTCTTCATTTGAAAGTCCTTTGCAGAACATCTCACCTAAACCTTTACTGACATCCTCCCCTAATGTTGCTCTGAAAATCTCACCAGTGCCTGACAGCCCCAGAGATTCAGGCTTCAAATCTCTCAGCCCACCCATCAATGTTGACAAATCTGTTCAGACAGCCATGTCAGTCCCAAGCCCTGTGCAGAATGGAAACCACAGATACTGTCGCTTGTGCAACATCAAGTTCAGTAGTCTTTCAACTTTTATAGCTCATAAGAAGTATTACTGTTCTTCTCATACTGCAGAACATGTTAAATAA
- the zfpm1 gene encoding zinc finger protein ZFPM1 isoform X5, translating to MNTFSKESLELHHLDSETQVRACHSLAKGLSWGPFEGSINSSNKSTPETDNTCATTSLQLKDEWCWLRRLKVTVNEELANCTIYCKDDQIWCKTTKPITEGEYLTAIVGPSDQSNRYPVLNLSVKMEPVESAECSEQAATYPASLHSDIQLLPQQAGMAAILATAVVNKDIFPCKSCGIWYRSERNLQAHLMYYCASRQKSTSTPTEEKLKEPSPHERICPFPQCNKSCPSASSLEIHVRSHSGERPFVCLICLSAFTTKANCERHLKVHTDALNGVCHGCGFASTTRDILYSHLVTNHMVCQPGSKGDSYSPGTGLPALPLTGVKVGNPSLKCNQCEYIGDSESNLQQHGSLHVVQDTFQCNQCHEKLRNTAELTKHMEIHQGNESQPNMEETKDKGDGGFPALSREVPEELNIVVKVKEEPLNSQSESEGDRTMEEGQTNPTPDRSSNVSSPRSTHIVKVKSEHSSPTPASSPVHYGTGSIVSEGTVLIPYMFSHETSTFPQASEILAKMSELVHSRLKQGVNNYPLLYAGAPIQKGATCYECDITFNNINNYLAHKRLYCSSRHQQPDHPTVVETVKDSAPTNRTEQASHSPASVAENQHASSSHTDSERELRTPNVESKLPEIKTEDSAMKDTSSEGESHSRVSEGSRSPSNSVEDFDDDPTKTVCEACNIRFTRHETLVVHKRLYCASRHDPPLRKPNGGKVVFLQQTVRTRKRKKLFEIHGTGHQPLPSPSPSEVSVHSPSATLLQSGALPNNVEALKVKQETLSLSSRSTDSLSLSTGYMLTTQSSATSSPSSSSDVDGPIDLSKKPRIQEEPLIHAAPLLPASHFSTDYHECTSCKISFNSVENYLTHKKYYCSTTALQHSKMEHLARVKMQASASIKAKKNRMEIADPHIQAEELKKKDISTKCIPESPSLVHACITPSNSPGIYHCSPDVLQDGPQLSPHVKTLSAPQRAHSVICPYCPLNGPIEGDLIEHFKNAHDLLLTKQLSTGNTTEGIMQDIASQDKLMTNSISKSSPQNSRVPAPSLKSGAQIQKNIPNAKDQRESVSSQSSFESPLQNISPKPLLTSSPNVALKISPVPDSPRDSGFKSLSPPINVDKSVQTAMSVPSPVQNGNHRYCRLCNIKFSSLSTFIAHKKYYCSSHTAEHVK from the exons TGTGCTACCACATCCCTGCAGTTGAAAGACGAATGGTGCTGGTTAAGACGATTGAAAGTAACGGTGAATGAAGAATTGGCCAATTGCACCATCTATTGCAAAG ATGATCAGATCTggtgtaaaaccacaaagcccaTCACAGAAGGAGAATATTTAACAGCGATTGTTGGTCCTTCAGATCAGAGTAACAGATATCCTGTGTTAAATCTAAGTGTTAAGATGGAGCCAGTGGAGTCTGCAGAGTGCTCAGAGCAAGCAGCCACGTACCCAGCTTCGTTGCATTCTGACATTCAGCTTCTTCCTCAGCAGGCAGGCATGGCTGCAATATTAGCCACTGCAGTTGTCAACA AGGACATCTTTCCTTGTAAATCTTGTGGGATTTGGTATCGTAGTGAAAGAAACCTGCAAGCTCACCTGATGTATTACTGTGCCAGCCGGCAGAAATCCACATCCACTCCTACAGAGGAAAAACTCAAGGAGCCTTCACCACATGAGCGCATCTGTCCCTTCCCACAATGCAACAAAAGCTGTCCCAGTGCCAGTTCACTGGAGATTCACGTGCGTAGTCACAGTG GTGAAAGGCCATTTGTGTGTCTAATCTGTCTGTCAGCATTTACAACAAAGGCAAACTGTGAGCGACACCTGAAAGTACACACGGACGCCCTGAATG GTGTTTGTCATGGCTGTGGATTTGCCTCTACCACAAGAGATATCCTGTACAGTCATCTGGTTACCAATCATATGGTCTGCCAGCCAGGTTCAAAGGGTGACTCGTACTCCCCAGGTACAGGCCTACCTGCCCTTCCTTTAACAG GTGTGAAAGTTGGAAATCCGAGTCTGAAGTGTAACCAGTGTGAGTACATTGGGGACTCTGAATCAAACTTGCAGCAACATGGTTCATTGCATGTTGTACAAGATACCTTTCAGTGCAATCAGTGCCATGAGAAGCTAAGAAATACTGCTGAGCTAACCAAGCACATGGAGATTCACCAAGGCAATGAGTCACAGCCCAATATGGAGGAAACAAAGGACAAGGGTGACGGGGGATTTCCAGCTTTAAGTAGAGAGGTTCCTGAGGAACTTAATATAGTGGTGAAAGTCAAAGAGGAACCTCTCAATTCACAATCTGAAAGTGAAGGTGATAGGACTATGGAGGAGGGTCAGACAAATCCCACTCCTGACCGTTCCTCCAATGTTTCGTCCCCAAGGAGCACCCATATAGTAAAAGTGAAGTCTGAGCATTCAAGCCCAACACCAGCCTCAAGCCCAGTACATTATGGGACTGGTTCAATTGTGTCCGAAGGAACCGTTCTAATACCATATATGTTCAGTCATGAAACTTCCACATTTCCGCAAGCTTCAGAAATTTTAGCCAAAATGTCTGAGCTAGTCCACAGCAGACTGAAGCAAGGGGTCAACAACTATCCACTTCTTTATGCAGGAGCACCCATTCAAAAAGGAGCAACGTGCTATGAGTGCGACATTACATTCAATAATATCAACAACTACTTGGCACATAAACGACTCTATTGTTCCAGCAGGCATCAGCAGCCAGACCATCCTACCGTTGTTGAGACTGTGAAGGATTCTGCACCCACAAACAGAACTGAACAAGCATCTCATAGTCCAGCTTCTGTAGCAGAAAATCAGCATGCTTCTTCCTCACATACTGACTCTGAAAGAGAGCTACGGACACCAAATGTAGAGAGTAAACTGCCAGAAATCAAAACTGAGGACAGTGCCATGAAGGATACCTCATCTGAAGGGGAAAGCCATAGTAGGGTTAGTGAAGGCAGCCGGAGTCCAAGTAACTCTGTTGAAGATTTTGATGATGACCCTACAAAAACTGTTTGTGAAGCCTGCAATATAAGGTTTACCCGACATGAGACCCTTGTTGTACACAAACGTTTATATTGTGCTTCAAGACATGACCCCCCTCTTCGGAAGCCAAATGGTGGGAAAGTGGTATTCCTTCAGCAAACTGTACGTACACGTAAACGTAAAAAGCTGTTTGAGATTCATGGTACTGGCCATCAGCCTCTTCCATCACCTTCCCCAAGTGAAGTGTCTGTTCATAGTCCTTCAGCTACCCTCCTTCAAAGTGGTGCGCTACCTAACAATGTAGAAGCTTTGAAAGTAAAGCAAGAGACTCTCTCACTTTCTTCAAGGTCAACTGATTCTCTTTCCCTGTCAACAGGTTACATGTTAACAACTCAATCCAGTGCAACTTCATCACCAAGTTCAAGTTCAGATGTTGATGGACCAATTGATCTTAGCAAAAAGCCTCGTATTCAGGAAGAACCATTGATCCATGCTGCCCCTTTGCTTCCAGCCTCACATTTTTCAACAGACTATCATGAATGTACCTCCTGCAAAATTAGTTTTAACAGTGTAGAAAACTATCTTACTCATAAAAAGTATTACTGCTCTACTACTGCTCTTCAGCACAGTAAGATGGAGCATCTTGCCAGAGTAAAGATGCAGGCTTCTGCTTCAATAAAAGCTAAGAAAaataggatggaaattgcagacccTCACATACAAGCAGAGGAATTGAAGAAAAAAGATATAAGCACTAAATGTATTCCAGAAAGTCCAAGCTTGGTACATGCTTGCATTACTCCAAGCAACTCTCCAGGAATATACCACTGCAGTCCAGATGTTTTGCAGGATGGGCCTCAGTTGTCCCCCCATGTTAAGACCCTCTCAGCACCTCAGCGTGCTCATTCAGTCATCTGTCCCTATTGTCCACTTAATGGACCAATTGAAGGAGACCTTATTGAGCATTTTAAGAATGCTCATGATTTGCTGTTGACCAAGCAGCTTTCAACTGGGAACACAACAGAAGGTATAATGCAGGATATTGCATCACAAGATAAACTCATGACAAACAGTATTTCCAAAAGCAGTCCTCAGAATTCAAGAGTTCCTGCCCCATCTCTCAAGTCAGGTGCTCAAATACAGAAGAATATCCCAAATGCCAAAGATCAAAGAGAATCTGTCTCTTCCCAGTCTTCATTTGAAAGTCCTTTGCAGAACATCTCACCTAAACCTTTACTGACATCCTCCCCTAATGTTGCTCTGAAAATCTCACCAGTGCCTGACAGCCCCAGAGATTCAGGCTTCAAATCTCTCAGCCCACCCATCAATGTTGACAAATCTGTTCAGACAGCCATGTCAGTCCCAAGCCCTGTGCAGAATGGAAACCACAGATACTGTCGCTTGTGCAACATCAAGTTCAGTAGTCTTTCAACTTTTATAGCTCATAAGAAGTATTACTGTTCTTCTCATACTGCAGAACATGTTAAATAA